The following are encoded together in the Natator depressus isolate rNatDep1 chromosome 10, rNatDep2.hap1, whole genome shotgun sequence genome:
- the ARHGAP17 gene encoding rho GTPase-activating protein 17 isoform X3 → MKKQFNRMRLLANQTVGRAEKTEVLSEDLLQIERRLDTVRSVCHISQKRLIACFQGQYGTDADKRHKKLPLTAFAQNMQEGSVQLSDDTLLGKMLDTCGDAENKLAAELSHHEVQIEKEILDPLSQLTEAEIPNIQKQRKQLAKLVLDWDSARARYSQACKTSGTNFQMHPSKIDSLKEEMDEAGNKVEQCKDQLAADMYNFVSKEGEYARYFVTLLEAQADYHRKALAVLEKALPEIQAHQDKWTEKPAFGTPLEEHLKRSGREIALPIEACVMMLLETGMKEEGLFRIAAGASKLKKLKAALDCSTSQLDEFYSDPHAVAGALKSYLRELPEPLMTYSLYEEWTQAANIQDQDKKLQELWKICKRLPKPNLANFRYLIKFLATLAQNSDINKMTPSNIAIVLGPNLLWAKTEGSLAEMAAATSVHVVAIIEPIIQHADWFFPEDVEFNVSGAFVALPATNSNHSSQLGSEYESGTLERKRPVSMAVMEGDLLKKESTSKPRDTAASTTPPPVRNGGHLSTVQNQPQSSSSSNQLCVSQPQNAAGPSPHAVRRAVKKPAPAPPKPPPGQPGTYGSIAAAQLPSASPKPPTRSPSPPGQLTNPGAVQSSTSSQVSAPRRHSSSLSPIQAPNHPPPQPPTQATPPLQPKLSSQVSSPPAVPSGEHGPEQPSCTPPQTPTPPDTPPLGKQNASSTLFPLQSSTLETSQSHSPPQTGTLPRPKPVPKPRNRPNVPPPPHPPVSHSSGDSVLTNPTQTASKIITDSNSNVQEPLSSLSSEFPTESASKELHNHLMLNVDNDTESTAL, encoded by the exons ATTGAGAGGCGTCTGGACACAGTGAGATCTGTTTGCCATATTTCACAGAAGCGGCTGATAGCATGTTTTCAGGGCCAGTATGGCACAGATGCTGATAAAAGACAT AAGAAGCTTCCTCTAACAGCTTTTGCTCAAAATATGCAAGAAGGATCTGTCCAGCTAAGCGATGACACTCTGTTGGG GAAGATGCTTGACACTTGTGGTGATGCAGAGAATAAACTGGCAGCAGAGCTCTCTCACCATGAGGTACAGATTGAAAAAGAAATTTTAGACCCACTAAGCCAACTAACCGAG GCAGAAATCCCCAATATTCAGAAGCAGAGGAAACAGCTTGCAAAGTTGGTTTTGGACTGGGATTCTGCAAGAGCTAG ATATAGCCAAGCCTGCAAGACTTCAGGAACTAATTTTCAAATGCATCCATCAAAAATAGATTCCCTTAAGGAAGAGATGGATGAGGCTGGAAATAAAGTAGAACAATGCAAG GATCAGCTTGCTGCAGATATGTATAACTTTGTGTCCAAAGAAGGGGAATATGCCAGATACTTTGTCACG ttattAGAAGCACAAGCAGATTACCATAGAAAAGCATTAGCAGTCTTAGAAAAGGCCCTCCCTGAAATTCAAGCCCATCAAG ACAAATGGACAGAAAAGCCAGCCTTTGGAACGCCATTGGAAGAGCATCTCAAACGCAGTGGTCGTGAAATTGCACTCCCAATTGAAGCCTGTGTAATGATGCTCTTGGAAACGGGAATGAAAGAGGAG GGCTTATTCCGAATTGCTGCTGGAGCCTCCAAATTAAAGAAGCTGAAAGCTGCATTGGACTGTTCTACTTCCCAGCTCGATGAATTTTATTCAGACCCCCATGCTGTTGCAG GTGCCCTGAAGTCTTATTTACGAGAGTTGCCTGAACCTTTAATGACCTACAGTCTGTATGAAGAATGGACGCAAGCTGCAAA CATACAGGACCAGGACAAGAAGCTGCAAGAATTATGGAAAATTTGTAAAAGATTGCCAAAGCCTAACCTGGCTAATTTCAG GTATCTAATCAAATTCCTAGCAACACTTGCACAGAACAGTGACATTAACAAAATGACACCCAGCAACATTGCAATAGTGTTAGGCCCCAACTTGCTATGGGCAAAGACTGAAGG ATCTCTTGCTGAAATGGCAGCGGCAACTTCCGTCCATGTGGTAGCAATCATCGAGCCAATAATTCAGCATGCAGACTGGTTCTTCCCTGAAG ATGTGGAGTTTAACGTATCTGGAGCATTTGTTGCTTTACCTGCCACCAATTCCAATCACTCCTCACAACTTGGGAGTGAGTATGAGTCGGGGACACTGGAGCGGAAGAGGCCTGTCAGCATGGCTGTAATGGAAGGCGATTTGCTGAAGAAGGAAAG TACCTCAAAGCCCAGGGACACTGCAGCTTCAACCACTCCTCCACCTGTGAGAAATGGTGGGCACTTAAGCACTGTGCAGAATCAGCCGCAGTCATCCAGTAGCTCTAACCAGCTTTGTGTTAGTCAGCCACAGAATGCTGCTGGTCCCAGCCCCCACGCAGTGAGGAGAG CTGTGAAAAAGCCTGCACCAGCACCTCCTAAACCTCCACCGGGGCAGCCAGGAACCTATGGTTCTATTGCAGCAGCTCAGCTACCTTCTGCCTCTCCAAAACCACCCACAAGAAGTCCTTCTCCTCCCGGTCAACTTACAAACCCAGGGGCAGTCCAGAGTTCCACCTCTTCCCAGGTTTCTGCACCTCGGAGACACTCCAGCAGCCTCTCCCCAATACAGGCTCCTAACCACCCACCTCCACAGCCCCCAACACAGGCTACTCCTCCTCTGCAGCCTAAACTAAGTAGTCAGGTATCTTCTCCACCTGCTGTACCTAGTGGGGAACATGGACCTGAACAGCCATCTTGTACTCCTCCTCAGACTCCAACACCACCTGATACGCCACCTCTAGGAAAACAAAATGCTAGCTCCACACTGTTTCCACTGCAGTCGTCTACCCTAGAAACTTCGCAATCTCATTCTCCTCCTCAGACTGGTACATTACCGAGACCAAAGCCAGTACCAAAACCCCGGAACCGACCTAATGTTCCCCCACCACCTCATCCTCCTGTTTCTCATTCATCTGGAGACAGTGTTCTTACAAATCCCACTCAAACTGCTTCCAAAATTATAACTG ACTCCAATTCCAATGTTCAAGAACCACTTAGTAGCCTCTCTTCAGAGTTTCCTACAGAGTCAGCAAGCAAGGAATTGCACAACCATCTCATGCTTAATGTTGACAATGATACAGAAAGCACTGCTCTGTAA
- the ARHGAP17 gene encoding rho GTPase-activating protein 17 isoform X1, which translates to MKKQFNRMRLLANQTVGRAEKTEVLSEDLLQIERRLDTVRSVCHISQKRLIACFQGQYGTDADKRHKKLPLTAFAQNMQEGSVQLSDDTLLGKMLDTCGDAENKLAAELSHHEVQIEKEILDPLSQLTEAEIPNIQKQRKQLAKLVLDWDSARARYSQACKTSGTNFQMHPSKIDSLKEEMDEAGNKVEQCKDQLAADMYNFVSKEGEYARYFVTLLEAQADYHRKALAVLEKALPEIQAHQDKWTEKPAFGTPLEEHLKRSGREIALPIEACVMMLLETGMKEEGLFRIAAGASKLKKLKAALDCSTSQLDEFYSDPHAVAGALKSYLRELPEPLMTYSLYEEWTQAANIQDQDKKLQELWKICKRLPKPNLANFRYLIKFLATLAQNSDINKMTPSNIAIVLGPNLLWAKTEGSLAEMAAATSVHVVAIIEPIIQHADWFFPEDVEFNVSGAFVALPATNSNHSSQLGSEYESGTLERKRPVSMAVMEGDLLKKESLRKGQSFGVKVVDFQVNPRRCGTINRKHTSPAFQPPLPPTEAGMLAQPVAEQHSQGSVAETSPVSATFALFAGTAEHLQSQGNEDVSTSKPRDTAASTTPPPVRNGGHLSTVQNQPQSSSSSNQLCVSQPQNAAGPSPHAVRRAVKKPAPAPPKPPPGQPGTYGSIAAAQLPSASPKPPTRSPSPPGQLTNPGAVQSSTSSQVSAPRRHSSSLSPIQAPNHPPPQPPTQATPPLQPKLSSQVSSPPAVPSGEHGPEQPSCTPPQTPTPPDTPPLGKQNASSTLFPLQSSTLETSQSHSPPQTGTLPRPKPVPKPRNRPNVPPPPHPPVSHSSGDSVLTNPTQTASKIITDSNSNVQEPLSSLSSEFPTESASKELHNHLMLNVDNDTESTAL; encoded by the exons ATTGAGAGGCGTCTGGACACAGTGAGATCTGTTTGCCATATTTCACAGAAGCGGCTGATAGCATGTTTTCAGGGCCAGTATGGCACAGATGCTGATAAAAGACAT AAGAAGCTTCCTCTAACAGCTTTTGCTCAAAATATGCAAGAAGGATCTGTCCAGCTAAGCGATGACACTCTGTTGGG GAAGATGCTTGACACTTGTGGTGATGCAGAGAATAAACTGGCAGCAGAGCTCTCTCACCATGAGGTACAGATTGAAAAAGAAATTTTAGACCCACTAAGCCAACTAACCGAG GCAGAAATCCCCAATATTCAGAAGCAGAGGAAACAGCTTGCAAAGTTGGTTTTGGACTGGGATTCTGCAAGAGCTAG ATATAGCCAAGCCTGCAAGACTTCAGGAACTAATTTTCAAATGCATCCATCAAAAATAGATTCCCTTAAGGAAGAGATGGATGAGGCTGGAAATAAAGTAGAACAATGCAAG GATCAGCTTGCTGCAGATATGTATAACTTTGTGTCCAAAGAAGGGGAATATGCCAGATACTTTGTCACG ttattAGAAGCACAAGCAGATTACCATAGAAAAGCATTAGCAGTCTTAGAAAAGGCCCTCCCTGAAATTCAAGCCCATCAAG ACAAATGGACAGAAAAGCCAGCCTTTGGAACGCCATTGGAAGAGCATCTCAAACGCAGTGGTCGTGAAATTGCACTCCCAATTGAAGCCTGTGTAATGATGCTCTTGGAAACGGGAATGAAAGAGGAG GGCTTATTCCGAATTGCTGCTGGAGCCTCCAAATTAAAGAAGCTGAAAGCTGCATTGGACTGTTCTACTTCCCAGCTCGATGAATTTTATTCAGACCCCCATGCTGTTGCAG GTGCCCTGAAGTCTTATTTACGAGAGTTGCCTGAACCTTTAATGACCTACAGTCTGTATGAAGAATGGACGCAAGCTGCAAA CATACAGGACCAGGACAAGAAGCTGCAAGAATTATGGAAAATTTGTAAAAGATTGCCAAAGCCTAACCTGGCTAATTTCAG GTATCTAATCAAATTCCTAGCAACACTTGCACAGAACAGTGACATTAACAAAATGACACCCAGCAACATTGCAATAGTGTTAGGCCCCAACTTGCTATGGGCAAAGACTGAAGG ATCTCTTGCTGAAATGGCAGCGGCAACTTCCGTCCATGTGGTAGCAATCATCGAGCCAATAATTCAGCATGCAGACTGGTTCTTCCCTGAAG ATGTGGAGTTTAACGTATCTGGAGCATTTGTTGCTTTACCTGCCACCAATTCCAATCACTCCTCACAACTTGGGAGTGAGTATGAGTCGGGGACACTGGAGCGGAAGAGGCCTGTCAGCATGGCTGTAATGGAAGGCGATTTGCTGAAGAAGGAAAG CCTGAGGAAGGGTCAAAG CTTTGGTGTCAAGGTTGTGGACTTCCAAGTGAATCCTCGGAGATGTGGCACTATAAATAGAAAGCACACATCCCCAGCTTTCCAGCCACCACTTCCACCTACTGAGGCTGGCATGCTGGCTCAGCCTGTAGCAGAGCAGCATTCACAGGGTTCTGTGGCTGAAACCAGCCCAGTAAGTGCAACTTTTGCTCTCTTTGCTGGCACAGCAGAACATTTACAAAGTCAAGGAAATGAGGATGTCAG TACCTCAAAGCCCAGGGACACTGCAGCTTCAACCACTCCTCCACCTGTGAGAAATGGTGGGCACTTAAGCACTGTGCAGAATCAGCCGCAGTCATCCAGTAGCTCTAACCAGCTTTGTGTTAGTCAGCCACAGAATGCTGCTGGTCCCAGCCCCCACGCAGTGAGGAGAG CTGTGAAAAAGCCTGCACCAGCACCTCCTAAACCTCCACCGGGGCAGCCAGGAACCTATGGTTCTATTGCAGCAGCTCAGCTACCTTCTGCCTCTCCAAAACCACCCACAAGAAGTCCTTCTCCTCCCGGTCAACTTACAAACCCAGGGGCAGTCCAGAGTTCCACCTCTTCCCAGGTTTCTGCACCTCGGAGACACTCCAGCAGCCTCTCCCCAATACAGGCTCCTAACCACCCACCTCCACAGCCCCCAACACAGGCTACTCCTCCTCTGCAGCCTAAACTAAGTAGTCAGGTATCTTCTCCACCTGCTGTACCTAGTGGGGAACATGGACCTGAACAGCCATCTTGTACTCCTCCTCAGACTCCAACACCACCTGATACGCCACCTCTAGGAAAACAAAATGCTAGCTCCACACTGTTTCCACTGCAGTCGTCTACCCTAGAAACTTCGCAATCTCATTCTCCTCCTCAGACTGGTACATTACCGAGACCAAAGCCAGTACCAAAACCCCGGAACCGACCTAATGTTCCCCCACCACCTCATCCTCCTGTTTCTCATTCATCTGGAGACAGTGTTCTTACAAATCCCACTCAAACTGCTTCCAAAATTATAACTG ACTCCAATTCCAATGTTCAAGAACCACTTAGTAGCCTCTCTTCAGAGTTTCCTACAGAGTCAGCAAGCAAGGAATTGCACAACCATCTCATGCTTAATGTTGACAATGATACAGAAAGCACTGCTCTGTAA
- the ARHGAP17 gene encoding rho GTPase-activating protein 17 isoform X2 gives MKKQFNRMRLLANQTVGRAEKTEVLSEDLLQIERRLDTVRSVCHISQKRLIACFQGQYGTDADKRHKKLPLTAFAQNMQEGSVQLSDDTLLGKMLDTCGDAENKLAAELSHHEVQIEKEILDPLSQLTEAEIPNIQKQRKQLAKLVLDWDSARARYSQACKTSGTNFQMHPSKIDSLKEEMDEAGNKVEQCKDQLAADMYNFVSKEGEYARYFVTLLEAQADYHRKALAVLEKALPEIQAHQDKWTEKPAFGTPLEEHLKRSGREIALPIEACVMMLLETGMKEEGLFRIAAGASKLKKLKAALDCSTSQLDEFYSDPHAVAGALKSYLRELPEPLMTYSLYEEWTQAANIQDQDKKLQELWKICKRLPKPNLANFRYLIKFLATLAQNSDINKMTPSNIAIVLGPNLLWAKTEGSLAEMAAATSVHVVAIIEPIIQHADWFFPEDVEFNVSGAFVALPATNSNHSSQLGSEYESGTLERKRPVSMAVMEGDLLKKESFGVKVVDFQVNPRRCGTINRKHTSPAFQPPLPPTEAGMLAQPVAEQHSQGSVAETSPVSATFALFAGTAEHLQSQGNEDVSTSKPRDTAASTTPPPVRNGGHLSTVQNQPQSSSSSNQLCVSQPQNAAGPSPHAVRRAVKKPAPAPPKPPPGQPGTYGSIAAAQLPSASPKPPTRSPSPPGQLTNPGAVQSSTSSQVSAPRRHSSSLSPIQAPNHPPPQPPTQATPPLQPKLSSQVSSPPAVPSGEHGPEQPSCTPPQTPTPPDTPPLGKQNASSTLFPLQSSTLETSQSHSPPQTGTLPRPKPVPKPRNRPNVPPPPHPPVSHSSGDSVLTNPTQTASKIITDSNSNVQEPLSSLSSEFPTESASKELHNHLMLNVDNDTESTAL, from the exons ATTGAGAGGCGTCTGGACACAGTGAGATCTGTTTGCCATATTTCACAGAAGCGGCTGATAGCATGTTTTCAGGGCCAGTATGGCACAGATGCTGATAAAAGACAT AAGAAGCTTCCTCTAACAGCTTTTGCTCAAAATATGCAAGAAGGATCTGTCCAGCTAAGCGATGACACTCTGTTGGG GAAGATGCTTGACACTTGTGGTGATGCAGAGAATAAACTGGCAGCAGAGCTCTCTCACCATGAGGTACAGATTGAAAAAGAAATTTTAGACCCACTAAGCCAACTAACCGAG GCAGAAATCCCCAATATTCAGAAGCAGAGGAAACAGCTTGCAAAGTTGGTTTTGGACTGGGATTCTGCAAGAGCTAG ATATAGCCAAGCCTGCAAGACTTCAGGAACTAATTTTCAAATGCATCCATCAAAAATAGATTCCCTTAAGGAAGAGATGGATGAGGCTGGAAATAAAGTAGAACAATGCAAG GATCAGCTTGCTGCAGATATGTATAACTTTGTGTCCAAAGAAGGGGAATATGCCAGATACTTTGTCACG ttattAGAAGCACAAGCAGATTACCATAGAAAAGCATTAGCAGTCTTAGAAAAGGCCCTCCCTGAAATTCAAGCCCATCAAG ACAAATGGACAGAAAAGCCAGCCTTTGGAACGCCATTGGAAGAGCATCTCAAACGCAGTGGTCGTGAAATTGCACTCCCAATTGAAGCCTGTGTAATGATGCTCTTGGAAACGGGAATGAAAGAGGAG GGCTTATTCCGAATTGCTGCTGGAGCCTCCAAATTAAAGAAGCTGAAAGCTGCATTGGACTGTTCTACTTCCCAGCTCGATGAATTTTATTCAGACCCCCATGCTGTTGCAG GTGCCCTGAAGTCTTATTTACGAGAGTTGCCTGAACCTTTAATGACCTACAGTCTGTATGAAGAATGGACGCAAGCTGCAAA CATACAGGACCAGGACAAGAAGCTGCAAGAATTATGGAAAATTTGTAAAAGATTGCCAAAGCCTAACCTGGCTAATTTCAG GTATCTAATCAAATTCCTAGCAACACTTGCACAGAACAGTGACATTAACAAAATGACACCCAGCAACATTGCAATAGTGTTAGGCCCCAACTTGCTATGGGCAAAGACTGAAGG ATCTCTTGCTGAAATGGCAGCGGCAACTTCCGTCCATGTGGTAGCAATCATCGAGCCAATAATTCAGCATGCAGACTGGTTCTTCCCTGAAG ATGTGGAGTTTAACGTATCTGGAGCATTTGTTGCTTTACCTGCCACCAATTCCAATCACTCCTCACAACTTGGGAGTGAGTATGAGTCGGGGACACTGGAGCGGAAGAGGCCTGTCAGCATGGCTGTAATGGAAGGCGATTTGCTGAAGAAGGAAAG CTTTGGTGTCAAGGTTGTGGACTTCCAAGTGAATCCTCGGAGATGTGGCACTATAAATAGAAAGCACACATCCCCAGCTTTCCAGCCACCACTTCCACCTACTGAGGCTGGCATGCTGGCTCAGCCTGTAGCAGAGCAGCATTCACAGGGTTCTGTGGCTGAAACCAGCCCAGTAAGTGCAACTTTTGCTCTCTTTGCTGGCACAGCAGAACATTTACAAAGTCAAGGAAATGAGGATGTCAG TACCTCAAAGCCCAGGGACACTGCAGCTTCAACCACTCCTCCACCTGTGAGAAATGGTGGGCACTTAAGCACTGTGCAGAATCAGCCGCAGTCATCCAGTAGCTCTAACCAGCTTTGTGTTAGTCAGCCACAGAATGCTGCTGGTCCCAGCCCCCACGCAGTGAGGAGAG CTGTGAAAAAGCCTGCACCAGCACCTCCTAAACCTCCACCGGGGCAGCCAGGAACCTATGGTTCTATTGCAGCAGCTCAGCTACCTTCTGCCTCTCCAAAACCACCCACAAGAAGTCCTTCTCCTCCCGGTCAACTTACAAACCCAGGGGCAGTCCAGAGTTCCACCTCTTCCCAGGTTTCTGCACCTCGGAGACACTCCAGCAGCCTCTCCCCAATACAGGCTCCTAACCACCCACCTCCACAGCCCCCAACACAGGCTACTCCTCCTCTGCAGCCTAAACTAAGTAGTCAGGTATCTTCTCCACCTGCTGTACCTAGTGGGGAACATGGACCTGAACAGCCATCTTGTACTCCTCCTCAGACTCCAACACCACCTGATACGCCACCTCTAGGAAAACAAAATGCTAGCTCCACACTGTTTCCACTGCAGTCGTCTACCCTAGAAACTTCGCAATCTCATTCTCCTCCTCAGACTGGTACATTACCGAGACCAAAGCCAGTACCAAAACCCCGGAACCGACCTAATGTTCCCCCACCACCTCATCCTCCTGTTTCTCATTCATCTGGAGACAGTGTTCTTACAAATCCCACTCAAACTGCTTCCAAAATTATAACTG ACTCCAATTCCAATGTTCAAGAACCACTTAGTAGCCTCTCTTCAGAGTTTCCTACAGAGTCAGCAAGCAAGGAATTGCACAACCATCTCATGCTTAATGTTGACAATGATACAGAAAGCACTGCTCTGTAA